In Papaver somniferum cultivar HN1 chromosome 9, ASM357369v1, whole genome shotgun sequence, the genomic stretch gtttcacaagtctacttccttaactCATGCAATTAAACATAGTTTCTAGGTATGGAATCAAACCGAaagttcaacacactaaataATAACAAATCACCAATTAATGTTATGTCGATTCTACGAAGTCCAATAGATAAATTATAATTCGTAACTCCACATATCAAAGTCGTATAAAACAACTAGCATATGTTTCCTTGATATTTAAATCATAATGAAATGATCATGTCACCAATATTTTAGATATACATAAACAAGctttgtatgttatgttttcgatctaaacgATTTGCAAGAAACGTAGATAGAAATTGAACAAGTCAAGTTtgtgttactaacctcgaacGGAAGGAAGATGTGTTCGTTGAAGCCGATACGTCTTCAGGTActtcagaataacaagagcgagTCTCAAGATTTCTATTGTTCcaagtctaacctaacgaagttgactctagtaatctaatcaagcaactTCGAGTTTTGGAGCTAATATATGaccaccaaacttgacataccgacgcttggtgagttcaaccgagcaatgctgtaacaaaatataattcttAAACTAATAGATGCCCTATATTGGGCCCGCTATCTTGATAAGAATTCATCcggaattaaaaaaatatttaaaaccaCGCGCTACAACATTAGGCTCGCCATCTTGAAAAGAACTCGATTTCGAGGGCATTAGACATTGCAGGCGACCCGTCTAACAAATAATTTACTTTTAATATGTTAATGATATTCGATCAGAATACCATATAATAGTTCGTGGAACACAAAAACTAATACGACATATTAGGGAATAATCTTAGTAGTAATTTTCTCATAGTACGGTTGACCTACAAAATTCTTTACGATCTTCAAAACAAAAACACATGGTCACTTGGCTAACTTTAAAAATATGAAGTTGTTAATGTTAATGGTGAAGAAAGTGTTTGTAACACGACGAGTATATCATTGGGTGTCAAGCTGTGACCAATTAAACTGATCGGAAACAACGTTCAATTTTGAGAGTTGGTGACGACTTTCCCTTTATAGTTCCATAAGTTCGCGACATACTTGGTCAATATTAAACATGATAAAAATCTTAGCACAATAATAATCGACGGTGAATGGCTAATGAAGAAATTAAAATTGGTATTGGTTGgacctaaaaataaaaagatatggACTCGATGTATTGGGCCCAGGAAACTATAGGATATAATGGGCTATGTTGATTGGGGAAAAGAAGGTTCAAAAGAAGAGGTTGAAAAGAGTgaaaattgaattattgtccctcctTCTGATGGGCCTTCATAAATATCCCTAAGCCTCTTTACAAATATCCCTGATGGCAAAATTGGATATTTTTCTAAAACCCCAATTATTATAATTCCTTATTTAGCCTGATCTCTTCGTTCTTCTTCACTTCTCATAACAGAGAACAAAAATGCATCGCtcccaccaccatcttctccatctCTCCTCCATTATCACCATCTCGACTGCCTCCACaacaaccagcaccaccaccttcGTTACCTCCGCCACCGTTATCAGCAGATCTATTAcggttatgttttttttttaatttcaattttgttAATATGTTCTGCTGCTCTTAAATCTAAACTGAGAGATTGAAGGCCGGAAGGTGAAAGTAGGGTTCTTGAGATGAAATTAAGATTTGGGTCGAGTTAGATTAGCAAAGAAGATGAAGGATCTGTTCGATTTTGGGTCACAGTTGGTGATGAGAACTGTTGGTGTTGTTTTAATGGGGTTTGAATCTGTGTTCGAGATCGAGTTGAACTGGGTACAAAATTGTGATGGGTTTTGTATTGTTTCTGTGAATAAAGAGAAGAAGGAGTTGATTCGTTATGCAATCGATCTAAAAATGGTGGTGAAGTCGATATGTTAGGATCTGAATAAAGAGAAAAAGGAGTTGATTCGGTATGCAATCGATGTGAAAATGGTGGTGAAGTCGAGATCTGAAAATGGtcttgaagatgttgttgtttatgaagctacatGTGATGATCATTTGttattgtttatatgtttttatgggatcaattgttgttgttcatcccatttatgggatcaactacggttgttgatcgaatttcttatggatcaactacggttgttgatcccatttacgAGATGAACttctgttgttgacccaattttttatggggtcAACTACTGCTGTTGATCcaatcaactcctattgttgacaacattttcttggattagtataaccatgcttgtagtttaaatcatgtaaatttcttccaatgttgaacttgtggtgcaatggtagcatggctgactccatgtcagatgatgcgtgttcgactcacgccaagttcactccatttacatagatcaactttcattgttgatccaatttaggggatcaactaccattgttgatcccctaaattggatcaacttctactgttgatacttttttttggatcaactaccgttgttgatcccctaaattggatcaacttctactgttggttctattttatctcaactactgttgttggtacaaaaatatctgaaccagtggcgGTGGCGGACTAGTGGTGGCGGTGGCGACGGACTAATGGTGGTGGAGGAGTGGTGGTGGTGTAATGATGGTGGTGAagaagtggtggtggaatattagtggtggttgtggttggtaggtggtgattgttgaacggtggtggtggaatggtagttgaatgttggtggtggtggtgctagtggtggtggtgaagcggtagaggaagaaatttgttccattttgaaataaaggaaaatattatatgggtgagggtattaaagtaatctaattttaaatgaataaggttattaaaaagtagagacatatttattgttgtataaggatatatttattgagtttcaaaaataaggaaatataAATAAAGAAAAGAAGTAAGAGGAACAGTCTTAATGTATTCTGAAGGAAAATATTAGGACTTAGGAGGGAAAGGTGATGGCTCTACTTTAGGAGATAGAGAGAACAGTATGATACGATGGTAATGGGAAGGATCATCAAGGTAAATAATATATGCAGTGGATTCTTTTTTGTGTGTGGATGAATTTTATAGGAAAGATAAAGCAAGAATTTAAACCAAGAgtcggagaagatgaagaagaagattggtaAGGAAACTGCATAAGGCACTTCTTTTGCAGAAAACTACTGCTGAAATCAAGAGCCATTGAATCCGGTAACCAGCTCATTATCAAGGCATTTTCCTGTATTTAGGATTTGTGGTTCCTGGATATACTTCGCTTCTGGTTGATTACCCAAGCTTTCTTTTACCAGTATTGTAAAGTTTCGCAAAATGAAACCAAACAAGGTAGTTTATGTCATCCAACTTGCTAGATGTCATCTTGACATGATAAAAGTCTAGAGGTGCTGAACTCATGGAATGAAAAGAACTATACATAGAATTTTTAActgaaccaaaaaagaaaaagacaacttcaaagaaaaaaaaaacaaacaacaaaaattaATTGAGAACTCACAGACTCTTCAGGAACAACATGAGGATTTAACTTACAAATCTGAATCACAAATCTAATCTATCTAAGCTACAACAGATCTAAGTTGGAGGTTCTATCTCTAGCTCTAAATCATGTTGTAAAAAGAAGAGAGTGAATGAAAGAGTTACAACTAAAACCCTCATTGCTCATTAGATGAAATATCTAGTTTTGTTGGACGATCAAAATGTATGAAAACACTCAAGAAACACTAATCAAGAGACACTCATCTAACAGTACATAGAGGAGTATTTTCTGAACATGAAACCTTAACATGGAAACAAATACATCTTACTGCAACAATCAAGTGATTAAACAGGTTATCCAATGCTCGAAAAAGTACCTCGAAAAAGTACAGGTACTAATCCACCTGTTTCATTTTCATCCATTGCTCAGTACAAAAATTAGAAAAACTTTCAATTTTAGTCTTTGTTTTTACGCCTTTTCTTAGCTTGCTTTTTCTCGGACtgcttctctttttctttgtctTGCTTTTTCACCGACTGATCCTCTTTTTCTTTGTCAGGGACATCTCCAGACTCCTGTGATGCATAAGATATTACCTCATGCACAATAAAATATGTTTTCAGTAATTAGAAAATTATGCAATCTTACCTTCCTCTTCCTCTTTAATCTGATTCTCTGTCGCTGACTCTTCCGATTTTTCTTCTTTGAAGAAGGACAAGGCACCTTACTTGTTAAATCCTGAAACAAATTAGCAAAACAGAAAGCATTAACGTGTGGTATCATACGTGCCTAAGCCTTATCAATAGGAAGATAGTAACCAGAGTTCGCAAAAGTTGTAACCCATTTCCTGGTTCAGGTTTCCCATATTTTTACCACCCATCAATCATTCATTTTTTGGCTACTTAGTATCTGATGGAATAGATAACAAGAAAATTAGCAATATCGATTTTTGGATATCACTTTAAACTGCATTTAGTTAAACTTGACATTAAAGATTGGAGCTGGGTACTCAAGATTCAAGAACCAACAGAAACAGGAAAGCACATTCCAGATCTGGCTCCACCAATGTGAGTGAACCAGAACAAACAAGAGCAAGAAACCTTGTGATTTAATGGGGTTCCGAGCCTGGGAAAATTAAACAAATAGGGAATTCAATTAGCTGGGACACTGACCTGTGCAATAGCTAAAGTTCGGGCGTGTCTTTCGGCATGGGTTTCTGGTTCTTCCTCGGCTTCACCATCACTGTTTAGCATGAACTTCAGCCTCCCTTCAGTTAATAATTTCTCAGAACGAGCATGTTTCTACAAAGAATAAATGGACTGATAGTCGTATGTGTTGCACATAAAACAGTGAAATCTTGCAAATGAAAAATATTACAAGAGATACGAACCTTGGATGTTAGGTGTGCCTTCATTGTTTCCTCAGACAAACAGACTATCCTTGGGCAGAGCCTACACTTGAAAACTGATTTACATTTTAAGGTACGCATTGCAAAAACAGCGTCAATAGGATCTTTCGTCGCAGTTCTTTTACTCAAGGATTGACTATCCTTAATTTTGTCtttgctactttcttcttcttcgtcatcgtTTAATACTGAACCTGGCCATAGATCAACAGGTTAGGAACCGTGAGTTTTCTACGCGATATGAGAATCAATAGGCATGACATCAATATGCATAAAAGAAGCAAATATATCACGTATTTTGCTGGAGCAAAAACCATATCATTGCTACAAGCGacaaaattataaattaaaaGGTCTTGTTAATCAAATATATCAGACCATACTCCTGTTCACCCCACTGGCTGAAAGAAGTTAACCCAGTCTAGAGAGTTCTCCAGTTCACTGGCCAATTTCGTTTTTTAAGTACTCAATCCATTCGAGACTGAGCTCTTCTACATGCTAGGTGAGGTCTGCTGCTGAGCAAGCTGCCTCGCTTGACCGGTGCTAGGCAACACCCAGAAACACTCCACTCCTGGTACCAAATAGATTTTGCAGGGCCATAGTCCGTAATCTTACAAAAAATGTTGCATGATACCACAGAAAATAGCATATCCATGGCACTGTATTGCTATTCATGAAGGAGAAGTAACAGAAAAAGTGGATGCCAAATGCTTCCATTTGTAAACAATGTTGGAGAAGTAACCAATAATGGGATGCCTCTCATATGCTTTTATTATAACATGATATAATCCATATGTCATCCACTTATAAATATCCAAGCATAGGTTTTGAATAGGAGATCATCAGCTATTACAACCTGCCAGCATCTACATCTATGGGTAGCTGTACAACTCAGCAAAAGAAACACATCCACTATCTACAAAATACTTTAAGTTTCCAACACATTTTAAGAAACTTAATGTCCAAGTGTATACTAGTCAATGGCTCTACTCTTTAAGATGCACAACAAAACAAAGAACTGAATGGTTCAAAGCAATAAGTATGACTTAAAAGCAAAGAGATCGTATTGCAAACATTACAAATCCACGAGATTTAGAAGGGCAACACCAAAAAATTATCTAAAGCCAACCTGATGAGTCAAAATCAACCTCTTCCGCTGAGCTTTCCTCACTATTGTAGCCTGAACCTACAAAACACGGGAGAAAGGGTAAAGCAGACATCTAAAATACAATGTAAAGAAAATTTTCTCAATGGAAGCAAATATTGTGTTCTATACAAACAGAAACACTTTTACGAAAGAGATGAGGGGTAACGAGAACAAAAAAGAAAGCCACTAAAAAGCGAACCAGTAGACAAGGAAGAAGGTTGCTCATCTTCCTTAGCTTCTGAATCCAcatcagaatcttcatctttttcttcttcatcttgctcttcttcttcttgggcaTCTGAgacttcttcttctgactctgaGTTAGAAGAGGAATCAGAGATATCGTCTTTATCATTGTCATGGTCTTGCTTGTAAAATTGCCTTTTAATCATTTTTGCTTAACACCCTTGCTTCAACAGGGAAGAAGATAAGGCAAGGACAACGAGTGATGAACAACTGCTTGAATATCAATAGAAAGAAGAAACATGGTCATGGATGAAGCAAACCGAAATCAACTCAAATATAGTGTCTAAAAAAGAAATTCCACTAGTTAATCACATCAAATTTAACATATGACCAAACCTCGAAATATAAAAAATGCCATGAAGATAACAAAAATCAACCAGGACTAGATATAGGAATGCGTAGTACCGATAAAAAGAAATTTTAATAACCAAAGCAAATACTTTTTGCCTTTACCAGTAAACTATAAATTCAACTAAAGAAATTAATTTCCATTTTGTTAAGAAGAACTAGCTCAAGTAACGGTGCATCCAAGTCAAACTCAAAATCCCTGTGCTTTGCCGCCTTAACTAACTTCATTTGATATTGGTTTCACCATTAACATGAAATATATAGATATAAATCAGTAAAAAAACCTCATCTTTAAACCtaattttcatcataatcattatagaGACACTCGGGGTGTCTGTAAAACCCTTACAccgttcatcatcatcatcatcagctgtATTTATCCAAAGTaagaaccaaacaaaaaaatctCTAATTTAGTACAGACCCAACACCTAAAATCCAAGGCTATGTTAATAGAAGCATTAAACCAGAACAACTAAATTCGTTTGTACAATAAAATTTACCCTTGAAATTTTTTAACAGAGCTCCTTCAACAATTTACATATACAAAGTGGGGTTTGTACTAAAACCCTAAGTTCAAACATGTTGTAGAGAAGAGTATCCTTACCTCTTCTTCCTCGTCTGCTTCTCTTTCTCGACGcctctttctttgttatttttctgtaTAGGGTTTTACCACGAGTGAGTTAGTTcgggggagtttaatgtattttgaatctccgggattttgagggagtgtaagagagtgtggggagtttgagagagtttggtgttttgagtgtggggagtttgagaggctctccagaaatctctacttttttttgagagatttggagtgaggaaaaaatacactataaact encodes the following:
- the LOC113308460 gene encoding DNA ligase 1-like, whose product is MIKRQFYKQDHDNDKDDISDSSSNSESEEEVSDAQEEEEQDEEEKDEDSDVDSEAKEDEQPSSLSTGSGYNSEESSAEEVDFDSSGSVLNDDEEEESSKDKIKDSQSLSKRTATKDPIDAVFAMRTLKCKSVFKCRLCPRIVCLSEETMKAHLTSKKHARSEKLLTEGRLKFMLNSDGEAEEEPETHAERHARTLAIAQDLTSKVPCPSSKKKNRKSQRQRIRLKRKRKESGDVPDKEKEDQSVKKQDKEKEKQSEKKQAKKRRKNKD